The Bacillus sp. Bos-x628 genome segment TCTTACAGCTCGTTTTTTCCGCTGATTGTCGCTTTGACGAGCATGCCATTTACATTTGTTCTTTCGAATGATGCTTATTATTTCGGGGTTTTGCCTATTTTGGCCGAAGCCGGTTCAGCTAATGGCATTGATCCTGTAGAAATTGCGCGCGCCTCTATTATAGGGCAGCCTGTTCATTTACTTAGTCCTCTTGTGGCTTCAACATTACTTCTTATCGGTATGCTGAACAAAGATATTGGTGATTTGCAAAAGTATGCGCTATTATGGACTGTTTTAACAGCCCTTTTTACAACGCTCATCGCTCTTCTAACAGGAGCTATTTCCATATGTTAAATGCCCTTTTGAAAAGGACGGTGTTTCTACATGAGACTCGTCCTTTTTTCAGTTGTTCAAAGCATAAGAAATTGGACGCTGATATGCGGAATTTCTCGATTTTAACGTCACCGTCCTCATGCACACGGCATATGATATCTTGACTATACAGAATCCCATTCTATAGAGACTAGAGCTCTCACCTTAGCAAGGAGGGTTACAATACTTGAAAGAGAAAGAGTTTCAATCCAAGCCGCTATTAACCAAAAGAGAAAGAGAAGTATTTGAATTGCTCGTCCAAGATAAAACAACAAAAGAAATTGCAAGCGAGCTTTTTATTAGTGAAAAGACTGTTCGAAATCATATTTCGAATGCTTTGGATCAACCAATCGGTGTCATTGATTCCGGCGTTGGCGGGTTAACCGTTGCGAAGGAAATCATGAGACAACTGCCAAAAGAAAAAATCATTTATGTGGGCGATACAAAAAGATGCCCGTATGGTCCTCGTAAAGAAGAAGAAGTCCGTCAATACACATGGGAAATGGCTCATTACTTATTGAGGCATCATCATATTAAAATGCTCGTCATTGCTTGCAACACAGCAACGGCCATTGCTCTTGATGAAATCAAAGCGACGCTAGATATCCCAGTCATTGGCGTCATCCAGCCCGGAGCCCGTACAGCGATTAAGGTGACAAACAATCAGCACATTGGTGTGATTGGTACAGTCAATACGATTAAAAGCGAGGCTTACAAAGAAGCACTGCTTTCCCTTAAAGCAGATCTGACGGTGCAAAGTTTAGCGTGCCCGATGCTTGTTCCATTCGTCGAAAGCGGTACGTTTTTAGACCATACAGCAGATGAAGTGGTGAAAGCATCTCTTGGACCTATAAAAGAAACGGAGATTGATACACTGATTCTCGGCTGTACGCACTACCCGATTTTAAAGGATGCGATTCAGCGTTTTATGGGCAGTGGTGTGAACATTATTTCATCAGGGGATGAAACAGCGAGAGAGGCGAGTACAATTCTTTCATATAAAGGGTTGTTAAACGCTACTCAAGAAGCACCCCTTCATACATTTTACACAACAGGCGATCAGCACAACTTTCAGAACATCGCTCGTGATTGGTTTGGCTATTTACCAGGAAAAGTCGAAACTGTTTCACTTGAGCAAAGTGTATCAACCATAACCCGCTTCTATTGAAGTGGGTTATTTTTTTATGAAAAGGGTCTAATCCTCTTTGGGAACTCGTATACATAGTAGTACAAACTACCAGAGGAGGGTGAAGTATGCTGAAAAAGGGATCTATAGTAACTGTCACGTGTATCGTGTCAGCCATGCTTTTATCAGGATGCGGGTTATTTCAAACCGATCAAGCAAAGACGGAAATCGATCCACCGCAAAACGTGACATATGTGAAAGAGAATAAAAAAGACAAACAAACAGTTAAAGAAGGAAAAGAAGAGAAGAAAGCGGATACCGTCATGAGAGAATTATATTTAATTGATAAAGACGGTTATGTCGTTTCTCAATCTATCCCGCTCCCAAAGAACAAAGGAAGTGCGAAGCAAACGCTTGAATATCTTGTAGAAGGTGGTCCAATTTCGAATCTGTTGCCAAACGGATTTAGAGCGGTTCTACCTGCTGATACAAGTGTCTCAGTCGACATTAAAGATGGCACAGCGATCGTTGATTTTTCAAATGAATTCAAGAATTATAAAAAAGAGGATGAACAGCGCATTCTGCAATCCGTTACATGGACATTAACCCAGTTTGATTCAATTGCAAAAGTGAAATTAAAGATGAATGGGCATGAGTTGAAAGAAATGCCTGTGAACGGAACACCGATCTCAGAAGATTTAAGCAGAGAGGACGGCATTAATATCCAGCATGAAGCCGTTGCAGATATGACAGCAACAAAGCCTGTCACAGTCTACTATTTATCTGAATCAGATGATCAGACATACTATGTGCCAGTAACCACAAGATCACCAAAAAAGGATGAAGATCCAATCACTGCTGCCATTGATGAACTCGTCTCTGGGCCAAGTAAAACAAGCAATCTTCTCACTGACTTTAATCAAGATGTCAAGCTTGTTACCCCACCAAAAGTAAAAGACGGCCATGTCACGCTTGATTTCAATGAGTCTATTTTTGGCAGTGCAGATGAAAAGAAAAAGGTCATTTCACAAAAAGTTCTCAACAGCATTGTGCTCACATTAACAGAGATGCCTGATGTCAAAAGCGTATCTGTGAAAGTAAATGGAAAGGCAGAGCTTGTCAACGAAAAGGGAGCAGAGCTTACAAAGCCGGTTACAAGACCAGAACAAGTGAATACAGGTAGTTTTTAATCTCACACATTGATATAATGAAGAAAAAGAGGCATGCACTTACGCTGCCTCTTTTTTATTCTGGGCGGTTAGAACCGAATTAGGTTGTCAAAGTTAGTAGAAGAACACTACTGACATCGCCAAGGAATGTATAACGTAACGGAGGTAAAACATGAGATTGGATGAAAGACAATATGACGAATTAAGAAAAGTTGAAATAGAGGCAGGCTACATTACGCACCCAGAAGGCTCTGTCTTAATCTCTGCGGGAAATACAAAGGTCATCTGCAACGCATCTATCGAAGACCGCGTACCTCCTTTTTTAAGAGGGGAAGGAAAAGGCTGGATCACTGCGGAATATAGCATGCTTCCAAGAGCAACAACTCAAAGAACAATAAGAGAATCCTCAAAAGGAAAAGTAACAGGACGTACAATGGAAATCCAGCGCTTGATTGGACGAGCACTCCGCGCAGTCGTTGATTTAGAAAAGCTCGGCGAACGGACCATTTGGATTGATTGTGATGTCATCCAAGCTGACGGCGGAACACGTACTGCCTCAATTACAGGTGCTTTTGTCGCCATGACACTTGCGATTCAAAAACTTCGCATGGAAGGCACAATCAAAGAAAATCCCATCACAGATTATTTAGCTGCGATATCTGTCGGAATTGATTCTGAGCACGGACTTCTGTTAGATTTAAATTATGAGGAAGATTCTTCGGCGGAAGTGGATATGAATGTCATCATGACAGGCGCTGGACGCTTTGTTGAACTTCAAGGTACAGGCGAAGAAGCCACTTTTTCAAGAGAGCAACTGAACGGTTTGCTTGATTTAGCCGAAAAAGGCATCAAAGAATTAATTGAAAAGCAAAAGGCAGTCACAGGAGATGTCATCGAAAGCAGAGGGGGTTGATTAGCATGAAAACAGCCATCATCGCAACACATAATCCGGGAAAAGCAAAAGAATTCAAAGCCATTCTTGAGCCAAAGGGATTTACGGTCAAAACACTAGCAGACATTGGATTCACCGAAGACATAGAAGAAACAGGACAAACCTTTGAAGAGAATGCGATCATTAAAGCAGAGGCGATACAGGCTAAAGCCGGTGAGATGGTCATAGCAGATGATTCTGGCCTATCCATTGATTACCTTGGCGGAAAACCCGGCGTCTATTCAGCTAGGTACGCCGGTGAGCATAAAGACGACGCTGAGAATATAAACAAAGTGCTTAGCGAGCTAAAAGGAATTGAGAAAGAAGACCGTACAGCCAGATTCAGATGTGCGCTGGCTGTCAGCATACCGGGAAAAGAAACTCAAACCGTAGAAGGATCAGTTGAAGGCTTCATCGCAGAAGAACCGGTTGGAGATAACGGCTTCGGATACGACCCGATTTTCATCGTCAAAGATAAAGGCAAGACGATGGCAGAATTATCACCAGAAGAGAAAAACAAAATCAGCCATCGAGCGGTTGCGCTTCAAAAGCTTTCATCACTACTAGACGCAAATGAATAGGGGGAAATGAACCCATGAAGATACTCATGATTAGTGACAGTCATGGACTAACAGATGAACTTCAAACCGTTGCCAAACGGCATGCTGATGAGGTCGACATGATGATTCACTGCGGAGATTCTGAACTAGAAACGAATCATCCAGCACTCGAAGGCTACAAAGTGGTCAAAGGAAACTGTGACTTTTTAGGCGATTTTGAAGAAGAACTCCTTCTTCCATTAGATGGGGGAAGGAAACTATTTCTCACTCATGGACATCTGCATGGCATCAAACAATCCTTGCTTCAAGTCTATTACCGTGCAGAAGAGCTAGGCGCAAATATCATATGCTTCGGCCACTCTCACATTCCAGGCAGCGAGCTTTTGAGGGGAAAATTGTTCATCAACCCAGGCAGCATCCACTTGCCAAGAGTGCGAAAAGAGCGCAGCTATGCTATACTGACACTAGATGAAAAAACAGCGCACGTACAATTTTACACAGACGAAGGTCATCTCTTGCCAGACCTCGAAAACACCGTCACATTGGAAGGCATTTCATAAGGGTGCATATTCTGCCCCTTATGAAAAAACTTTCGAAAAACCGTTGACTTCTAAGAACAATAGTAATATAATAAATCTTGTCGCTGAGGTAATAAAGAACAGCCACTACATACATCACACCATGTCCCAGTAGCTCAGCTGGATAGAGCAACGGCCTTCTAAGCCGTCGGTCGGGAGTTCGAATCTCTCCTGGGACGTACTAATTAGAAAACCCGTTATTGATACGTATGTCTCCGTTGAATTAAACGATGACTTAGACGTTTTGATGACGGGTTTTTTCGTGTACGTAAGACATGCGTTAGGTTGTACGTTGGCCAAAACGGAGGTAATTAACGTTATGGCTCGAAAATTTATAGGCGAGAGGAGTCCGACGGCTAAGCGATCAGTCTCACGGCTAACCCAAGACCCACGGCCGCCCGAACGCAAATATTCGATTGAAGAAGCGCTGGATATTTTCGTACTTGCAAAAGAAGCGGAAGGGATGCGTGAAAGAACTATCGCAGACTATCGAAGCCATATTCGGTACTTGTCGGAGTTCTTAGTGGAAAGACACCCGAATATCTTAGGCGATATCGACGGGTTGACCTCGGAGATTATCCGTGAATATATCAAGTATCTGAAGACGGATAGGGTTCCGTATAAAGAAGATAAACACCGGAAGAAATCCGCAGTTAAGGGGCTCGCGGTCAGTACGATTAATATGCTAGGCAACTGCCAAGCCTGTTAAAGCAACACCAGTCAAAAATACGTCTAAAAAGGCGAACAACTTGCC includes the following:
- the racE gene encoding glutamate racemase, with product MKEKEFQSKPLLTKREREVFELLVQDKTTKEIASELFISEKTVRNHISNALDQPIGVIDSGVGGLTVAKEIMRQLPKEKIIYVGDTKRCPYGPRKEEEVRQYTWEMAHYLLRHHHIKMLVIACNTATAIALDEIKATLDIPVIGVIQPGARTAIKVTNNQHIGVIGTVNTIKSEAYKEALLSLKADLTVQSLACPMLVPFVESGTFLDHTADEVVKASLGPIKETEIDTLILGCTHYPILKDAIQRFMGSGVNIISSGDETAREASTILSYKGLLNATQEAPLHTFYTTGDQHNFQNIARDWFGYLPGKVETVSLEQSVSTITRFY
- a CDS encoding GerMN domain-containing protein gives rise to the protein MLKKGSIVTVTCIVSAMLLSGCGLFQTDQAKTEIDPPQNVTYVKENKKDKQTVKEGKEEKKADTVMRELYLIDKDGYVVSQSIPLPKNKGSAKQTLEYLVEGGPISNLLPNGFRAVLPADTSVSVDIKDGTAIVDFSNEFKNYKKEDEQRILQSVTWTLTQFDSIAKVKLKMNGHELKEMPVNGTPISEDLSREDGINIQHEAVADMTATKPVTVYYLSESDDQTYYVPVTTRSPKKDEDPITAAIDELVSGPSKTSNLLTDFNQDVKLVTPPKVKDGHVTLDFNESIFGSADEKKKVISQKVLNSIVLTLTEMPDVKSVSVKVNGKAELVNEKGAELTKPVTRPEQVNTGSF
- the rph gene encoding ribonuclease PH — its product is MRLDERQYDELRKVEIEAGYITHPEGSVLISAGNTKVICNASIEDRVPPFLRGEGKGWITAEYSMLPRATTQRTIRESSKGKVTGRTMEIQRLIGRALRAVVDLEKLGERTIWIDCDVIQADGGTRTASITGAFVAMTLAIQKLRMEGTIKENPITDYLAAISVGIDSEHGLLLDLNYEEDSSAEVDMNVIMTGAGRFVELQGTGEEATFSREQLNGLLDLAEKGIKELIEKQKAVTGDVIESRGG
- a CDS encoding XTP/dITP diphosphatase, with the translated sequence MISMKTAIIATHNPGKAKEFKAILEPKGFTVKTLADIGFTEDIEETGQTFEENAIIKAEAIQAKAGEMVIADDSGLSIDYLGGKPGVYSARYAGEHKDDAENINKVLSELKGIEKEDRTARFRCALAVSIPGKETQTVEGSVEGFIAEEPVGDNGFGYDPIFIVKDKGKTMAELSPEEKNKISHRAVALQKLSSLLDANE
- a CDS encoding metallophosphoesterase, whose product is MKILMISDSHGLTDELQTVAKRHADEVDMMIHCGDSELETNHPALEGYKVVKGNCDFLGDFEEELLLPLDGGRKLFLTHGHLHGIKQSLLQVYYRAEELGANIICFGHSHIPGSELLRGKLFINPGSIHLPRVRKERSYAILTLDEKTAHVQFYTDEGHLLPDLENTVTLEGIS